A region from the Leptospirillum ferriphilum ML-04 genome encodes:
- a CDS encoding NAD+ synthase, with product MRKLKLALAQTNPIVGDIPGNLAHIKDMILQARSEHVDVVVFPELALTGYPPEDLLLKPSFIDKNLRALDELLGFAPELLVLVGFVDRQDDIYNAAAVLHGGKLHGIYRKQYLPNYGVFDENRYFQEGVESPVLEYRSARLGINICEDIWYPKGPLYTQTLMGDAECILNLSASPFHAGKREVRENMLCTRAVDSACYIAYVNMVGGQDELVFDGQSLVISPDGEIESRGKAFQEDLLITEIDLDHVFRVRLHDPRRRKDRLSQSLDRPQWNQDDVLVRWKIEEAGRRQAPGGARPEKKVLVKSPYTQPLDRLSEIYEALVTGVRDYVRKNSFREVLVGLSGGIDSALVAAIATDALGAEHVHGLFMPSMFTSQESYEDVLKLSGTLKVHVETIPIGAAFEQFLQILSPHFQDRPRDTAEENLQSRIRGLLLMALSNKFHWLVLTTGNKSEMSVGYQTLYGDMAGGFSVLKDVPKTLVYDLADFLNTRRADIIPHRIIEKAPTAELRPNQKDLDSLPPYEILDPIMEAYVEDDQGFEEIVGKGFDPATVARVLSLIDKSEYKRRQSPPGIKLTLRAFGKDWRVPITNRFKEI from the coding sequence GCAATCTTGCCCATATCAAGGATATGATCCTCCAGGCGCGGTCGGAGCATGTCGATGTCGTCGTGTTTCCGGAGCTGGCGCTGACCGGTTACCCCCCGGAAGATCTTCTCCTGAAGCCCTCGTTTATTGACAAAAACCTTCGGGCCCTGGACGAACTTCTGGGATTTGCCCCGGAACTCCTCGTCCTGGTCGGATTTGTCGACCGTCAGGACGACATCTACAACGCCGCGGCCGTTCTCCATGGGGGCAAGCTTCACGGGATTTACCGAAAACAATATCTGCCCAATTACGGGGTCTTCGATGAAAACCGGTATTTTCAGGAAGGGGTGGAGTCTCCTGTTCTCGAATACCGGTCCGCCCGTCTGGGAATCAACATCTGCGAGGACATCTGGTACCCGAAAGGCCCCCTGTACACCCAGACCCTGATGGGAGATGCCGAATGTATCCTGAACCTTTCGGCCTCGCCATTCCATGCCGGCAAACGGGAGGTCCGGGAGAACATGCTCTGCACCCGGGCGGTAGACAGCGCCTGCTATATCGCCTACGTCAATATGGTGGGAGGACAGGACGAGCTCGTCTTTGATGGACAGAGCCTTGTCATCAGCCCCGACGGGGAGATCGAAAGCCGGGGAAAAGCGTTTCAGGAAGATCTTCTGATCACCGAGATCGATCTGGACCATGTGTTCCGGGTCCGCCTGCACGATCCCCGCCGGCGGAAAGACCGATTGAGCCAGTCCCTGGACCGGCCGCAGTGGAATCAGGACGATGTGCTCGTTCGCTGGAAGATCGAGGAGGCGGGGCGACGGCAGGCACCTGGCGGGGCCCGCCCGGAGAAAAAGGTTCTCGTGAAAAGTCCCTATACACAGCCCCTGGACCGTCTTTCCGAGATCTACGAAGCCCTTGTGACCGGCGTCCGGGACTATGTCCGAAAGAACAGTTTCCGGGAAGTGCTGGTCGGCCTTTCCGGAGGGATCGATTCGGCGCTCGTCGCTGCCATCGCCACGGATGCGCTGGGAGCCGAGCATGTTCACGGACTGTTCATGCCATCCATGTTTACCTCCCAGGAAAGTTACGAAGACGTCCTCAAGCTGTCCGGGACGCTGAAGGTACACGTGGAGACCATTCCGATCGGTGCGGCGTTCGAACAGTTTCTCCAGATTCTATCGCCGCACTTCCAGGATCGTCCCCGGGACACGGCCGAAGAGAATCTCCAGTCCCGGATCCGCGGACTCCTGCTGATGGCGCTGTCCAACAAGTTCCACTGGCTGGTGCTGACGACCGGCAACAAGAGCGAGATGAGCGTCGGGTACCAGACCCTTTACGGGGACATGGCCGGCGGATTTTCCGTCCTCAAGGACGTTCCCAAGACTCTCGTCTATGACCTGGCCGATTTTCTGAACACCCGGAGAGCCGATATCATCCCGCACCGCATCATCGAAAAGGCTCCGACTGCCGAACTGCGCCCCAACCAGAAGGATCTGGATTCCCTGCCGCCCTATGAGATTCTCGATCCCATCATGGAGGCCTATGTCGAAGATGACCAGGGATTCGAGGAAATTGTCGGGAAAGGCTTTGATCCGGCCACCGTGGCCCGGGTGCTCTCCCTG